The Marinilongibacter aquaticus genome has a window encoding:
- a CDS encoding SusC/RagA family TonB-linked outer membrane protein, with translation MANQFYPPSLSGYGRSIGMWRKVILFVFALCGLTFAAQAQGIKVSGNVKDSNGEELPGVTVQVKGTTNGVSTDFEGNYVLNNVPSDGTIVFSFVGMQTKEEVVGNRSVIDVTLDSDDQTLEEVVVVGYGTQKRKSISGTVSTVDSKDFNPGVVTNPLAAAQGKVAGLVITQSSGDPNSSPTVRLRGTGSLSAGSGPLYVIDGVIGAPIENVNPNDIATIDVLRDASSAAIYGSRGANGVIIITTKRGKSGKTSVDFNTYYGFETIAQKPDLMNGSEFRQAAQKFGVDFDDNGANTDWLDVITRTANTQNYNLSVSGGSQNSSYRASVGYLDQVGTMIGSDKSRWNARLNLDSKALNDKLNLKFNFSAINSTSGIAQNIALGLAQNMRPTDPVYNSDGTYFQLPGTFSNFNPLAVAENRRQDENLINLLSNVQANYTILPGLVFHLGGTLRTETKNTNAFQNSNAGVPVRSFLGNSAFRGLDAVNDKQFESTLNYVKDLGSSNFNVLVGYTYQDVEKNGFGVSNNNFLTDLLHADNIGLGLGIRSHPDFIGSYKNEYKLVSFLGRVQYSLKDKYFATANFRRDGSTKFGDNNKWGFFPSLSVGWAISEEPFMQSLAWLDNMKIRASWGRTGNSEGIDPLQSRSFYGQNGTYYDGETGTFLPAYQITSNPNPDLKWEVNENYGIGVDFSIMKGKLSGSLDYYTRQTKDLLYTVNAPQEAGYVYPTILANVGSMQNEGFESTLTYQWVDKTDFSFSSTLAASINHNEVIGLSSNKFAAPDRIFLTTSLGNYIRGTSAVNFSVLTKGHPVGAFYGAIVDHIDDQGKYVFKDLNGDGVVDPNSDDRTYIGNPNPVFVGSLTNNFRYKNFDLMFMLTSNLGNDIMNTNRLLIGRQDGRIAESNALKSALTSPINDNTTIPMDYYVEKGNFLRVNNASLGYNLPVKGDFINRVRFYIAGNNLLLFTKYTGVDPEVSQELKVDGDNRRAPGIDVRETYYKTRAFTIGANLSF, from the coding sequence ATGGCAAATCAATTTTACCCACCCAGCCTTTCGGGCTACGGTCGATCAATTGGAATGTGGCGAAAAGTGATCCTTTTCGTGTTTGCATTATGCGGACTGACCTTTGCCGCTCAGGCTCAGGGCATCAAAGTTTCAGGGAATGTAAAAGACAGTAACGGCGAAGAGCTCCCGGGTGTAACTGTGCAAGTAAAGGGAACGACCAATGGCGTTTCTACTGATTTTGAAGGAAATTATGTACTGAACAATGTACCCAGTGATGGTACCATCGTGTTCAGTTTTGTAGGTATGCAAACGAAAGAAGAAGTCGTAGGCAACCGAAGTGTTATCGATGTCACGCTAGACAGTGACGATCAAACCTTGGAAGAAGTTGTGGTTGTGGGATACGGTACGCAGAAACGTAAATCGATTTCGGGTACGGTATCGACTGTAGATTCGAAAGACTTCAACCCTGGGGTTGTAACCAACCCGCTGGCTGCGGCCCAAGGAAAGGTGGCTGGCCTTGTGATTACCCAAAGTAGTGGCGACCCGAATTCATCCCCAACTGTGCGTCTTAGAGGTACGGGTTCTTTGAGTGCCGGGTCTGGCCCTTTGTACGTAATCGATGGGGTGATAGGTGCACCGATCGAAAACGTAAACCCCAACGATATCGCGACAATCGATGTTCTTCGTGATGCTTCTTCTGCTGCGATTTATGGTTCCAGAGGTGCCAACGGTGTAATTATCATCACCACGAAAAGAGGAAAATCGGGCAAAACTTCGGTAGATTTCAATACATATTACGGATTTGAAACTATCGCTCAAAAACCAGATTTGATGAATGGTTCTGAGTTCAGACAAGCCGCCCAAAAATTTGGTGTCGATTTCGACGACAATGGAGCTAATACCGATTGGCTGGATGTAATTACCCGTACGGCCAATACACAAAACTACAATTTGAGTGTGTCTGGCGGTAGTCAAAACTCCTCTTATCGTGCATCTGTGGGTTATCTCGATCAAGTGGGTACGATGATCGGTTCGGACAAAAGCCGCTGGAATGCTCGCTTAAACTTGGATTCTAAAGCCTTGAACGATAAACTGAATTTGAAATTCAACTTCTCGGCGATCAACTCAACCAGTGGAATTGCTCAAAACATCGCTCTGGGCCTTGCCCAAAACATGCGTCCAACAGACCCCGTTTACAATAGCGACGGCACTTATTTCCAATTGCCCGGTACGTTCTCAAACTTCAACCCATTGGCTGTGGCCGAGAACAGAAGACAAGACGAGAACCTGATCAACTTGCTTTCGAATGTACAAGCAAACTATACGATTCTTCCGGGATTGGTTTTCCACTTGGGCGGAACTTTGCGTACAGAAACCAAAAACACAAACGCTTTCCAAAACTCAAATGCGGGTGTACCCGTGCGTAGCTTCTTGGGCAACTCGGCTTTCAGAGGTTTGGATGCCGTAAACGACAAACAGTTTGAGTCGACATTGAACTACGTGAAAGATTTGGGCAGCAGCAATTTCAATGTATTGGTAGGTTACACATACCAAGATGTGGAGAAAAACGGTTTTGGAGTATCAAACAACAACTTCCTTACCGACCTTTTGCATGCAGACAATATCGGACTTGGTTTGGGTATCCGAAGCCATCCCGATTTCATTGGTTCGTATAAAAACGAATACAAACTGGTTTCATTCTTAGGCCGCGTGCAGTATAGCTTGAAAGACAAATATTTTGCCACGGCCAACTTCCGTCGCGATGGCTCAACCAAATTTGGAGACAACAACAAATGGGGTTTCTTCCCTTCTTTGTCTGTAGGTTGGGCAATCAGCGAAGAGCCTTTCATGCAATCTTTGGCTTGGCTTGACAACATGAAAATCCGTGCCAGCTGGGGTCGTACAGGTAACTCTGAAGGGATCGATCCTTTGCAGTCACGCTCTTTCTACGGTCAGAACGGAACCTATTACGATGGCGAAACAGGCACTTTCTTGCCCGCTTATCAGATCACATCAAACCCGAACCCGGATTTGAAATGGGAAGTAAACGAAAACTACGGCATTGGGGTTGACTTCTCGATTATGAAAGGCAAGCTTTCCGGTTCATTGGATTATTACACGCGTCAAACCAAAGACTTGCTGTACACAGTGAACGCACCTCAGGAAGCGGGATACGTATATCCTACTATTCTAGCCAACGTGGGTAGCATGCAAAACGAAGGTTTTGAGAGTACGTTGACATATCAATGGGTAGATAAAACGGACTTCTCTTTCAGCTCAACACTTGCCGCGTCGATCAACCACAACGAAGTGATTGGCTTGAGCAGCAACAAATTCGCAGCTCCGGATCGCATTTTCCTAACTACTAGCTTGGGTAACTACATTCGTGGTACATCGGCGGTAAACTTCTCGGTATTGACTAAAGGACACCCCGTGGGAGCGTTCTACGGAGCGATTGTTGATCATATCGACGATCAAGGCAAATACGTATTCAAAGATTTGAATGGCGACGGTGTGGTTGATCCAAACAGTGACGACAGAACGTATATTGGAAACCCGAACCCCGTATTTGTGGGAAGTTTGACGAACAATTTCCGTTATAAAAATTTCGATTTGATGTTTATGTTGACGAGCAATTTGGGCAACGACATCATGAACACCAACCGCCTGTTGATAGGCCGTCAGGATGGTCGTATTGCAGAATCGAATGCCTTGAAATCTGCTTTAACTTCACCAATCAACGACAACACCACTATTCCGATGGACTATTACGTGGAGAAAGGGAATTTCCTTCGTGTCAACAACGCTTCTTTGGGCTACAACCTTCCTGTGAAAGGAGACTTCATCAACCGCGTACGTTTCTATATCGCGGGCAACAACCTGTTGCTTTTCACCAAATATACAGGTGTAGACCCGGAAGTGAGCCAAGAATTGAAAGTAGACGGAGACAACAGAAGAGCTCCGGGGATCGACGTACGTGAGACCTATTACAAAACCCGTGCTTTCACAATTGGTGCCAACTTAAGCTTCTAA
- a CDS encoding FAD-binding and (Fe-S)-binding domain-containing protein gives MQFEDLKRTFQGEFLDDKITKTLYATDASAYREVPLAVAFPKGEEDILNLIKFANKKKITLIPRTAGTSLAGQVVGKGIVVDVSRTFTKILEVNKEESWVRVQPGVVRDELNLHLAQYDLFFGPETSTANRAMIGGMVGNNSCGSNSVIYGSTRDHVMEVRGFLSDGSPVVFKELSEEAFEEKVEKAKFKPVPERNLEERLYLHIAELLANKDNAEEIRKEFPKRSIPRRNTGYAIDELLETNVFSPESERNFNFCNLIAGSEGTLMFITEIKLHVNPTPPKFKAVVAGHFESIDHSLRANIIALKYKPSAVELMDHYILECTKANREQMANRFFVEGDPKALLVIELFGESQDEIVEKAQKMEAEMRAAGYGYHFPVLFGEDIKKVWTLRKAGLGLLSNLPGDEKAVPVIEDTAVDVHDLPEYIAEFNETLAKRGMSCVHYAHAGSGELHLRPIINLKTKEGNEQFRAVAQDISDLVKKYKGSLSGEHGDGRLRAEFIPQQIGEKNYQLIRKLKYTWDPNGVFNANKIVDTPAMNEMLRYEPGQQTPAFGTVFKFKDQNILQHAEQCNGSGDCRKSHLSGGTMCPSYMATKNEKDTTRARANILREALTRKEGQVAFGPVSGDGLDRFDSKEVKEVLDLCLLCKGCKSECPSNVDMAKMKMEFLYHYQKKNGVPTRSKMIANFAKMSKLGAIAPGFYNFLFKTDSLRRLGNKLVGFHPDRTMPLLHNTTLQKWYNKHKAEFQEGEKGKVYFFCDEFTNYNDVHIGQKAIQLLHQLGYAVIIPEHVDSGRPYLSKGMLDEGKERANLNVEMLADLISADTPLLGIEPSCILAFRDDYPELVNDELVEKAEALAQNALMIDEFIAREMDAKRIDKTMFKTEKRLVKLHGHCQQKAVSSMVPTKKMLSLPGYEVQLIPSGCCGMSGSFGYEREHYDISMKIGELVLFPTVRKQADDVIIAAPGTSCRHQIHDGTGKEAKHPVEILWEALN, from the coding sequence ATGCAATTCGAAGACTTAAAAAGAACCTTTCAGGGGGAGTTCCTCGACGATAAAATCACGAAAACACTGTATGCAACCGATGCTTCTGCCTACCGTGAGGTGCCTTTAGCCGTGGCTTTTCCAAAAGGAGAAGAGGATATTCTGAACTTAATAAAATTCGCAAACAAGAAAAAAATCACGCTTATACCGCGTACGGCGGGCACTTCTCTGGCCGGACAAGTGGTGGGCAAAGGTATTGTCGTTGATGTTTCGCGAACGTTCACGAAGATTTTGGAAGTGAACAAAGAAGAGTCTTGGGTGCGTGTACAACCTGGCGTTGTTCGCGACGAACTGAACCTGCATTTGGCACAATACGACTTGTTTTTCGGTCCCGAAACCAGTACCGCCAACCGGGCCATGATTGGTGGAATGGTGGGAAACAATTCTTGTGGATCGAATTCGGTGATTTACGGCAGTACCCGCGACCATGTGATGGAAGTGAGGGGCTTTTTGAGTGATGGCAGTCCGGTTGTGTTTAAGGAATTGTCTGAAGAGGCGTTCGAGGAGAAGGTGGAAAAGGCCAAGTTTAAACCCGTACCGGAAAGAAATTTGGAAGAGCGGCTCTATCTGCATATTGCCGAGCTTTTGGCCAATAAAGACAATGCCGAGGAAATCAGAAAAGAATTCCCGAAAAGGAGCATCCCGAGGCGAAATACAGGCTACGCCATCGATGAATTGCTTGAGACAAACGTGTTTAGTCCAGAATCGGAAAGGAATTTCAATTTCTGTAATTTGATTGCCGGTTCGGAAGGCACCTTGATGTTCATCACAGAAATAAAACTGCACGTAAACCCAACGCCTCCGAAATTCAAAGCTGTTGTGGCAGGGCATTTCGAGTCTATCGACCATTCATTGCGGGCCAACATTATCGCTCTGAAATACAAACCTTCGGCTGTGGAGCTGATGGATCATTATATTTTGGAATGTACCAAGGCCAATCGCGAGCAAATGGCGAATCGCTTTTTTGTGGAGGGAGACCCTAAAGCACTTTTGGTAATTGAGCTTTTTGGCGAGAGCCAGGACGAAATCGTGGAAAAGGCCCAAAAAATGGAAGCTGAAATGCGGGCTGCGGGCTACGGCTATCATTTTCCGGTGCTTTTTGGAGAGGATATCAAAAAGGTGTGGACATTGAGGAAGGCCGGCTTGGGGCTTCTTTCGAATTTACCGGGCGATGAGAAGGCGGTGCCTGTGATCGAAGATACGGCCGTAGATGTGCACGATTTGCCCGAATACATTGCCGAGTTCAATGAGACTTTGGCCAAACGCGGCATGAGTTGTGTGCATTATGCCCATGCAGGCTCGGGCGAGTTGCACTTGAGACCGATCATCAATTTGAAAACTAAGGAAGGAAATGAGCAATTCAGGGCTGTGGCTCAGGATATTTCAGATTTGGTGAAGAAATACAAAGGTTCTTTATCCGGCGAACATGGCGATGGCCGACTGCGGGCTGAATTTATTCCGCAACAAATCGGAGAGAAGAATTACCAGTTGATTCGAAAACTCAAATACACTTGGGATCCGAATGGTGTTTTCAATGCCAACAAGATCGTAGACACGCCGGCCATGAACGAGATGCTGCGTTATGAGCCTGGCCAACAAACACCCGCTTTCGGCACGGTGTTTAAGTTTAAAGATCAGAATATTTTACAGCATGCCGAACAGTGCAATGGCTCGGGAGATTGTAGGAAATCGCATTTGAGCGGAGGCACAATGTGCCCCAGCTATATGGCCACCAAAAACGAGAAGGACACGACACGTGCTCGGGCCAATATTTTGCGTGAGGCTTTGACTCGTAAAGAGGGCCAGGTGGCTTTCGGTCCGGTTTCTGGCGATGGACTTGATCGTTTCGACAGCAAAGAGGTGAAAGAGGTTTTGGATTTGTGCTTGCTGTGCAAAGGTTGTAAGTCTGAATGCCCGAGCAATGTGGACATGGCCAAAATGAAAATGGAGTTCCTCTACCATTATCAAAAGAAAAATGGCGTGCCTACCCGATCGAAGATGATTGCCAATTTTGCCAAGATGAGCAAATTGGGGGCAATTGCTCCCGGTTTCTACAACTTCCTGTTTAAAACAGACAGCCTCAGAAGGTTGGGCAATAAATTGGTCGGTTTTCATCCCGACAGAACCATGCCCTTGTTGCACAATACCACTTTGCAAAAATGGTACAACAAGCACAAAGCCGAATTTCAGGAGGGCGAAAAAGGAAAGGTGTATTTCTTTTGCGACGAGTTTACGAATTACAACGATGTGCACATTGGGCAAAAGGCTATTCAGTTGTTGCACCAATTGGGTTATGCGGTTATCATTCCAGAGCATGTCGACAGCGGGAGGCCTTACCTTTCAAAAGGTATGCTCGATGAAGGCAAAGAGCGGGCAAATTTGAATGTAGAAATGCTTGCGGATCTGATTTCGGCCGACACGCCTTTGCTTGGCATTGAGCCGTCTTGTATTCTGGCTTTCCGCGATGATTATCCCGAATTGGTGAACGACGAATTGGTGGAAAAGGCCGAGGCTTTGGCTCAAAACGCTTTAATGATCGATGAGTTTATTGCCCGTGAAATGGATGCGAAACGCATTGACAAAACGATGTTCAAGACAGAAAAGAGATTGGTCAAACTGCATGGGCATTGTCAACAAAAGGCGGTAAGCTCCATGGTGCCCACCAAAAAAATGCTTTCGCTTCCGGGCTACGAGGTGCAGCTGATTCCGAGCGGTTGCTGTGGCATGAGTGGCTCGTTTGGTTATGAAAGGGAGCATTACGACATCTCCATGAAAATTGGCGAATTGGTGCTTTTCCCTACCGTACGCAAGCAGGCAGACGATGTGATTATTGCCGCACCGGGCACCAGTTGCCGCCATCAGATTCACGACGGCACCGGAAAAGAAGCCAAACACCCTGTGGAGATACTTTGGGAAGCTTTGAATTGA
- a CDS encoding leucyl aminopeptidase family protein, giving the protein MTIKTISELKSADVLISAFIKTDELEEQLSSKGFEWAVDSFAAEKGESLVFLKESRQLKQVLLGLGKNAKNADVLFVFRQFFAAQKTKLKGKIVLDLRGLEGYAEFVANGTLLASYNIGLLKTREKEEESVFNKGSELFIWVDEDKEKLAKLAVKKGLETAETQMNVMALADAPSSHKSPDFVAKYIKKSGKKNGFEVQVYDEKACAEMGFHALLAVGRGSVDRPPRMVVMEYKGKKAKKKVGLVGKGVTFDTGGISLKPGSGMEDMKHDMGGSVAVIGAMELAAKLKLDVHLVGIVALTENCIDGLAIKPGDVIQSYSGKTIEVINTDAEGRLILSDAIHYMAKEFEPEVMIDLATLTGSCIRTLGHKAAGLMTNNDVLALSLEKAGMETGEKLWRLPLWDDYRAELDSDVADIKNLGSAYAGATTAGKFLEFFTDGHANWAHLDIAGTAFMKTAFAKQTSATAYGVRLLTQFVENYIEE; this is encoded by the coding sequence ATGACGATAAAAACAATTTCCGAACTGAAATCGGCCGATGTGTTGATCTCAGCTTTTATAAAAACAGATGAGTTGGAAGAACAGCTGTCTTCTAAGGGCTTTGAGTGGGCAGTGGATAGTTTTGCAGCCGAAAAAGGCGAAAGTTTGGTTTTCTTGAAAGAAAGTCGGCAACTGAAGCAGGTCTTGTTGGGTTTGGGCAAAAACGCAAAAAACGCCGATGTGCTCTTTGTGTTCCGACAGTTTTTCGCCGCTCAAAAGACCAAGTTGAAAGGCAAAATTGTGCTGGACCTGAGAGGTTTGGAAGGCTATGCGGAGTTTGTAGCCAATGGTACTTTATTGGCTTCGTACAATATCGGTTTATTGAAAACCCGTGAAAAGGAAGAAGAAAGTGTATTCAATAAAGGATCTGAACTTTTCATTTGGGTGGATGAAGACAAAGAGAAGCTGGCGAAATTGGCTGTAAAAAAGGGGCTTGAGACGGCAGAAACGCAGATGAATGTAATGGCTTTGGCCGATGCCCCTTCCAGTCATAAATCGCCTGATTTTGTAGCGAAATACATTAAAAAGTCAGGAAAGAAGAATGGTTTTGAGGTGCAGGTTTACGACGAAAAAGCTTGTGCAGAAATGGGCTTTCATGCTCTTTTGGCTGTTGGTCGGGGAAGCGTCGATCGGCCGCCGCGTATGGTGGTGATGGAATACAAAGGCAAAAAGGCCAAGAAAAAAGTGGGTTTGGTGGGCAAAGGCGTAACCTTCGATACGGGAGGCATCTCTTTGAAGCCGGGTAGCGGAATGGAAGACATGAAGCACGATATGGGCGGATCGGTCGCGGTAATTGGAGCGATGGAGTTGGCGGCCAAACTGAAATTGGATGTGCACCTTGTGGGCATTGTGGCTCTTACGGAAAACTGCATCGACGGTTTGGCCATTAAACCGGGTGATGTAATTCAGTCTTATTCGGGCAAAACAATCGAGGTAATCAATACCGATGCAGAAGGACGTTTGATTTTGTCGGATGCGATACACTATATGGCCAAAGAGTTTGAGCCTGAGGTGATGATCGACTTGGCGACACTAACGGGAAGTTGTATACGAACGCTGGGCCATAAAGCCGCGGGCCTTATGACCAACAACGATGTACTTGCTCTTAGCCTTGAAAAAGCAGGTATGGAAACGGGTGAGAAATTGTGGCGATTGCCCTTGTGGGATGATTATAGAGCCGAATTGGATTCGGATGTAGCCGACATAAAAAACTTGGGTTCTGCATATGCGGGAGCTACAACTGCAGGGAAATTCTTGGAATTTTTCACAGATGGGCATGCCAATTGGGCTCATCTCGATATCGCCGGAACAGCCTTTATGAAAACGGCCTTTGCCAAACAAACCTCGGCTACAGCCTATGGCGTACGTTTGTTGACGCAATTTGTTGAAAACTACATTGAAGAGTAA
- a CDS encoding sulfatase family protein has product MKHLLKITFFIALCSFSALAQKKPNVIVIYADDLGIGDLSSYGATKLHTPNIDKLAARGVRFTNARTTSATCTPSRFGMMTGKYPWRQTGTGVLPGDAKLIIPTDEASLATVFKDAGYTTGMVGKWHLGLGTQVEKDWNQPISPGPNEVGFDYSFIFPATEDRVPTVFMENHDVIALDPNDPIEVNYKHKIGNEPTGKENPELLKMKASPNHGHDMTIVNNVGRIGWKKGGKMTSWVDEEIPFTFLYKAEEFIEKNQEKPFFLMYCLTEPHVPRVPATIFKGKSGLGFRGDAILEVDWAVGEILKQLKYLDLDENTIIVFSSDNGPVLDDGYQDGAVTQLNGHTPWGIYRGGKYSILEAGTRVPMIVSWPKGIKKASVSDALFSQIDLLASFADYLHVPVNDKKDSRARFEALIGKSSQSRSSVIVDSHMAKAIIKGDWKYVEPSGGVALMKLTNIESGWSDEDKLYNLKEDPKEEHNLAKENPKKLAELKAEFDESTKMW; this is encoded by the coding sequence ATGAAACACCTATTGAAAATCACCTTTTTTATCGCATTATGCAGCTTTTCGGCTTTGGCCCAAAAAAAGCCCAATGTGATTGTCATTTATGCCGATGATTTGGGCATCGGCGACCTCAGCTCTTACGGAGCCACAAAATTGCACACCCCCAATATTGACAAATTGGCCGCACGAGGGGTTCGATTTACCAATGCGAGAACAACCTCTGCCACCTGTACCCCTTCCCGATTCGGCATGATGACGGGCAAATACCCTTGGCGTCAAACAGGCACAGGGGTGCTCCCTGGCGATGCCAAGTTGATCATCCCTACCGACGAGGCCTCTTTGGCCACTGTTTTCAAAGACGCCGGATACACTACCGGAATGGTTGGAAAATGGCATTTAGGCCTGGGCACACAGGTTGAAAAGGATTGGAACCAACCCATTAGCCCTGGCCCCAATGAAGTGGGATTTGACTACTCCTTCATTTTTCCAGCAACCGAAGACCGCGTACCCACTGTGTTTATGGAAAACCACGATGTGATTGCTCTCGATCCAAACGACCCCATCGAAGTGAATTATAAACACAAAATTGGCAATGAACCTACAGGAAAGGAAAACCCAGAGCTTTTGAAAATGAAAGCCTCTCCCAATCACGGCCACGATATGACGATTGTCAACAATGTAGGACGAATCGGCTGGAAGAAAGGCGGAAAAATGACCTCTTGGGTTGATGAAGAAATCCCTTTCACCTTCTTGTACAAAGCCGAAGAGTTCATTGAAAAAAATCAGGAAAAACCATTCTTTTTGATGTACTGCCTTACAGAACCCCACGTGCCCCGTGTACCGGCCACTATTTTTAAGGGAAAAAGTGGGTTGGGATTCCGAGGTGATGCTATCTTAGAAGTCGATTGGGCCGTAGGCGAAATCCTGAAACAATTGAAATACCTCGATCTGGACGAAAATACAATCATCGTATTTTCAAGCGACAATGGCCCCGTACTCGACGATGGCTACCAAGATGGTGCGGTAACCCAATTGAATGGACATACTCCATGGGGCATTTATCGCGGCGGAAAGTACTCCATCTTGGAGGCGGGCACACGCGTACCGATGATCGTGAGCTGGCCAAAAGGAATCAAAAAGGCTTCGGTTTCGGATGCCCTATTTAGCCAAATAGACCTGTTGGCCTCTTTTGCCGATTATCTGCATGTGCCCGTAAACGATAAAAAAGACAGCAGAGCTCGCTTCGAGGCTCTTATTGGCAAATCCTCGCAAAGCCGTTCCAGTGTAATTGTGGACAGTCATATGGCCAAAGCCATTATCAAAGGCGATTGGAAATACGTAGAACCTTCGGGCGGCGTAGCCTTGATGAAGCTCACGAATATAGAATCGGGATGGAGCGATGAAGACAAGCTCTACAACCTGAAAGAAGACCCCAAAGAGGAGCACAATCTGGCGAAAGAAAATCCAAAGAAATTGGCAGAATTGAAAGCCGAATTCGACGAAAGCACAAAAATGTGGTAA
- a CDS encoding methylated-DNA--[protein]-cysteine S-methyltransferase, with amino-acid sequence MLSTHYYPSPCGVLKLQTDNTAVKGITFCDKIEENSVAQPEIMSKLIKAMDDYFAGNMPDPGLALAPEGTDFQVKVWKELCQIPFGRTLSYQDLAIRLGDEKVIRAAASANGKNPIAILIPCHRVVGKNGKLVGYAGGLSKKKWLLAHENRIANGVMELF; translated from the coding sequence ATGCTTTCGACCCATTACTATCCTTCTCCTTGTGGAGTGCTTAAACTGCAAACCGACAATACCGCTGTCAAAGGCATTACTTTTTGCGATAAAATTGAAGAAAACAGTGTCGCTCAGCCCGAGATCATGTCGAAACTCATCAAAGCCATGGACGATTACTTTGCGGGCAATATGCCAGACCCCGGTCTCGCACTCGCTCCAGAAGGCACGGATTTCCAAGTGAAGGTATGGAAAGAATTATGCCAAATTCCTTTTGGCCGAACGCTTAGCTATCAAGACCTCGCCATAAGGCTGGGAGACGAAAAGGTGATTCGTGCGGCGGCCTCGGCCAATGGCAAAAATCCTATTGCCATTCTTATCCCGTGCCACAGAGTGGTCGGTAAAAACGGCAAACTGGTCGGATATGCCGGCGGCTTATCGAAAAAGAAATGGCTCTTGGCCCATGAAAACCGAATCGCCAATGGAGTGATGGAACTCTTTTAA
- a CDS encoding UDP-N-acetylmuramoyl-tripeptide--D-alanyl-D-alanine ligase — translation MSIEELYTLFLKSSGVCTDTRKIEKDCLFFALKGGNFNGNAFAKEALAKGALYAVIDEKEYKGADCLLVEDVLETLQELANYHRKQFDIPVFALTGSNGKTTNKELLKAVLSKKYKVHATQGNLNNHIGVPLTLLSMPKETEMAIVEMGANHQREIAMLCAIAEPTHGLITNIGKAHLEGFGGEAGIEKGKGELYDYLKNAQAYAFVNETDPKLMEMVKARQMILVVYYGKPGLQMLSASPQVVFKISEEGESVSSHLSGEYNFKNIENAVAVGQYFNVPDESIAEAISAYNPDNNRSQKVEKGSNVVYLDAYNANPSSMEAALRNFIQLETEGPKMVILGDMFELGEYSQAEHEKVGALVAQGKFDLVVLYGENMKAALEHLPLAYYFTDKFSLHNWIHDLKLENYTVLIKGSRGVALETAVKFI, via the coding sequence ATGTCGATAGAGGAATTATATACTTTATTTTTAAAGTCTTCCGGAGTGTGTACGGATACGCGGAAAATTGAAAAGGATTGTCTGTTTTTTGCTTTGAAAGGCGGAAATTTCAATGGGAATGCTTTTGCGAAAGAGGCTCTGGCCAAGGGTGCATTGTATGCGGTGATTGATGAAAAAGAATATAAGGGAGCCGATTGCCTTCTTGTGGAAGATGTGCTGGAAACCTTGCAGGAATTGGCCAACTATCACAGAAAGCAATTCGATATTCCGGTTTTTGCTCTCACGGGGTCGAATGGAAAGACCACCAATAAGGAGCTTTTGAAAGCCGTTTTGAGCAAAAAGTACAAGGTGCATGCCACACAGGGCAACCTCAACAATCACATTGGGGTTCCGCTTACGCTGCTTTCTATGCCCAAAGAAACGGAAATGGCAATTGTTGAAATGGGTGCAAATCATCAGAGGGAAATTGCCATGTTGTGTGCCATTGCCGAGCCGACCCACGGTTTGATCACCAATATTGGGAAAGCCCATCTGGAAGGTTTTGGAGGAGAAGCGGGTATTGAAAAAGGAAAAGGCGAGCTGTACGATTATCTGAAAAATGCCCAAGCTTACGCCTTTGTCAACGAAACAGACCCGAAACTCATGGAAATGGTGAAGGCTCGGCAGATGATCTTGGTTGTATATTATGGTAAACCTGGTTTGCAAATGCTATCGGCTTCGCCACAGGTGGTGTTTAAAATAAGCGAAGAAGGCGAATCGGTCTCCAGTCATTTGAGTGGCGAATACAATTTCAAGAATATAGAAAATGCCGTGGCCGTGGGGCAATATTTCAATGTACCCGATGAAAGCATAGCAGAGGCGATTTCGGCCTACAATCCCGACAACAACCGCTCTCAGAAAGTGGAAAAGGGTAGCAATGTGGTGTATTTGGATGCCTATAACGCCAATCCCAGCTCGATGGAAGCGGCCTTGAGAAATTTCATACAACTGGAAACAGAAGGCCCGAAAATGGTGATCTTGGGTGATATGTTTGAATTGGGAGAATACAGTCAGGCTGAGCATGAAAAGGTGGGAGCATTGGTGGCCCAAGGCAAGTTTGATTTGGTGGTGCTCTATGGCGAGAACATGAAAGCGGCCCTTGAGCATTTGCCTTTGGCCTATTATTTCACAGACAAGTTTTCATTGCACAATTGGATTCACGACTTGAAGCTTGAAAATTATACTGTTTTGATAAAAGGTTCGCGTGGGGTAGCCCTCGAAACGGCCGTGAAGTTTATTTGA